The following is a genomic window from Alkaliphilus sp. B6464.
AAAAGCCTTTTAATAGCTCTGTAGAAGGATTTAAGCAGTACTCTTCTTTTTGCATACCTTTATACTCTTTGTTTATAAATGGACCTTCTAAATGAAAACCTAAGGCCTGTGCGCCCTTGTCTGGACTCCAATTATCTACTGCCTTTTTCCCCTCAGCAAGATACCTATTTATTTGCTCTATAGAATCTGTTCCTGAAGTAGCTAAGTAAGATGTAACCCCTACTTTTACTAGCTCCCTAGACATATTTTCTATAGATTCCTTTGTACCTTCATACCAAAAAGACCCAGTTGCCCAACCATGAAGATGAATATCGATAAATCCAGGTATAATAACATTATCACTATAATCGATTATATCATCTGATGTAGCTTCATTATAAATACCCTTTATTTTTCCATATACTACTTCTAAATAGCCCTTTTGAAAACCTTCTGGAGTGTAAATATTCTCACAGTATAAATACATTCAATCACTCCTTTACTTTAATCCCCAATATTCACCATTAACTTCCATTAAATCATCTAGTACTGCCTTTGCCTTATTTGGATTTATTATAGTTCGGTTTAGAGTTAAGGCCTGAACTGCTTTTTGATAATTTTCCTCTAGGCACGCTTCTACTGTTAATTTCTCGTAAGCATATTGGTTTTCCAGTAGTCCCTTATAAAAGGTACCTACTTCGCCATAAGGATACGCTTCTGCTCCATTTTTAGTAAGTTCTCCAGCACATTCAACTATAGCATCCTTAGGTAGGTTTGGAATAATGCCTTCGTTTCTTACCATAACTACAAATACCTTTTTCAAATCATAAGCAATAGATTCTGCCACCTCTACCATCATGTTTCCATGAACTTGACCGATAAGTAGTGGTAAGCCATCTAATGAATTTTGTTCTCTAGCTTGTTTACAAATATCTAATACTTGCTTTTCTCTACCTTTTTTAGCCTCATCTGCCCTTGTAAATTCAGGGTTACTCTCTCTTACTATCTCGTCTGAGAAGAAATAGTATTGTAAATATGTGTTAGGCAAATACTCTGGGAAATGAGCCATCATTCTATTAACATTTTTGTAGGTTTCTAGCCAAGATGGATCTCTTTGCTCAGCATTAAATGGCTTAAATTCATGGTTTGTTAAATAATCCTTTAACTTTGGAAGTAAATCTTCTCCACTTGGTGTATGGTAAAGCTTTGTAAACCATCCAAAGTGATTTAGTCCAAAATATCTTGGCTCAATGTCGTACATATCTACATCTAATATCTTTGCAAAAGATTTGATCATTGAGTAAGGCTGATCACATATATTTAATATTTTTTTATCGTCAGGGAATACTTTGTCTAATGCTACAGCAACTATAGCAGCCGGATTTGTATAGTTTAATATCCAGGCCTCAGGCGCATATTCTCTTATTTTCTTCACCATATTTATCATAGGTGTAATAGACCTCATACCATAGGCAAAGCCTCCTGGTCCGCAGGTCTCTTGTCCTACTAAACCATGTTTTAGTGGAATTTTTTCGTCATGACTTCTCATTTCAAAGTTTCCAGCTCGCATTTGGCAAAATACATAGTCTGTACCTACATATGCCTTATCTTCATCATCTGTAAATAGAAGTTCTACTTCTGGACAATGTTCTTCCATTACTAATCTAATATAGTCCTTTTGAGCATCTATACGCTCTTTACTAATATCGAATAAAATTAGTTTTTTAAGAGGAAACCTCTCTTTATAATTAACTAGACTTCCTATTAATGCA
Proteins encoded in this region:
- a CDS encoding family 4 glycosyl hydrolase — its product is MNREKQIVTIVGCGSTRTPALIGSLVNYKERFPLKKLILFDISKERIDAQKDYIRLVMEEHCPEVELLFTDDEDKAYVGTDYVFCQMRAGNFEMRSHDEKIPLKHGLVGQETCGPGGFAYGMRSITPMINMVKKIREYAPEAWILNYTNPAAIVAVALDKVFPDDKKILNICDQPYSMIKSFAKILDVDMYDIEPRYFGLNHFGWFTKLYHTPSGEDLLPKLKDYLTNHEFKPFNAEQRDPSWLETYKNVNRMMAHFPEYLPNTYLQYYFFSDEIVRESNPEFTRADEAKKGREKQVLDICKQAREQNSLDGLPLLIGQVHGNMMVEVAESIAYDLKKVFVVMVRNEGIIPNLPKDAIVECAGELTKNGAEAYPYGEVGTFYKGLLENQYAYEKLTVEACLEENYQKAVQALTLNRTIINPNKAKAVLDDLMEVNGEYWGLK